The region GTGGTGTACAATGATttcaccctggaaaaagaaaagttcaaagaaattattaaaagGTCCAAAGTTaacatgacattcatgcccatgattAGCGTATGTGAACGTCTGACCAAAACTGTACTTTATATACTACTTTCTCATGTCAGCTTATTTTCATTATGGCAAACCTTTTTTGAAAAAAGCAAATTAGTAAATACAGGATTATTTTTTCCCCTGAAAAATGGAGCACATGATTAAATAAAagttcttaaaataaataaagtaagaCTTCAAGTTATGTGATCTCATTTTAGGTTTATTTTGAAACAGCTGCAGCACATAATCAAAGCAATCATAACAAGTACACAATAACATGTTTGTTCATCATGAGGTTTTAGTAAAATAAGTTTTCCTGTCTGCAGTCTCTCAAGTAGCACTGATTGCAGTATAGCTGTTTGTGGTAATCTAACACCACACATTATATAGAGATATGATTGACAGTGAAAACTTTTCATGCAATCAAAGTGAAAGTTTTTGATGTTTGCTTTGTGAGTTGCTATGTCAAGACTCTAGGCCTTTCTGTTTACAGGACCGACTCCAAATGAAACTCTTCCTGTTCAGACCTTCGGTAAGCATAAATATGAAGCTCTTCTACTTAGTGTGGTTGTGGTGATAGCTGAGATTTGCACTTATCCCCATTGCCCTACAGATGAATATCAGTGCACAGGAAATGCAGAGACTGACTTCCCTGCGCTGTGTGCTCTACTGAACGTGAAGGATATCCCAGCTGTTATTGCCAAGTTCCCAGCCTCCTCCGCCAGTCAAACTGAAGGTGTCACCAGTAAACAAGAGATGGTTCTGCTTTGAGTAGTATCACActgacagagaaacagaaaataaaacaacaacaaaaaaaatctgtgataaTTGTGACATTAGAGCAAGAAGGATCATGGGAATGTGTTCATGTTTTTGAATACTATATGCTTTGATTTGAATGTGTTTTCCACACATTACCAACATTTAGCGTTTTCAGGTGAATTATGGCTAACAGACCTAGCGTAGAAAAATATACTACTGGAGAGGCAGAGACTTAAAGCCCatattgatgataaaaatgtgtcaATTAATGAGAATGTATTGGCATCAGTAATCTAAACATTTGGAATGTTTCtgcacaaaataataaaacctCTTGAGACCCAAGATCTTGTTTGGCATGCATGAGATGGAGCAGGTTGAGCAGGACAAAAGGTGCAGGGTCTCAGGAGGTTAAACATTACACATCtacaaacacaaagagacatGGAAGTAAGCATGACCATGAATGCTTCACTGGAATTTGTTGTTACAGAGTCACCAGGTCGTCTGTATTTCTTAGATTTCAGTCACACAGATATTGTAAATTATTTTACCAACCGTTGCAGTATTATTGTGGTCAGCATTATTTTGAATTACTCCTTGATGCTCATTCCTACAGTATAAACAGTAAATATAATTTATATGATCTCAGACTCTCTTACTAATAATAATTTTCCTCCTAAAGATTACCAGTTACAGACGAGTGATGCTTTTTTCTGCTCAAAGCCCTGCCTAACACTGGAGCTGGAGAGTAAAGACAGAGCCAGGAGCATGAAGGTTTCTGGTGAGAGGAAAAGAAGGCGAGGGTTTATAACTGTACTTGGCATTAATTCAACATTTAAAGAATTTGAGTTTCTGAGTCTGTAGTTATCACTGGTTACCTGCAGTCATATCATTCTATGTTGTGTGTAATGTCAGAGTTTGAAAGACATCATTGGATCTTGTTAATTGAGAAGTGAGCTCATATTATTGTTTGAAGCATGTGGTGAGAAAATGACTGGATATGTCATGAatgaacaggatggagggtGAATGAGCAGATTTTCCGAGTGCTAGAAAAGATGCTCCCCTCCATGAACCAGCTACAGAGCCTTGGGTGAGTAATGAGGTGCTGCAGGGAGGCACACTCCTGTTACAGCGAACGAGGTTACAGCTGTCactgttttgttcttgtttgttGGTGTAATCTTGTCCACGGTTGTGCAGGTTTTGGCAGGCGGGACTGACAGATCGCATGGTAGTCGCCCTCATGAACACAATACCGCTGTGCTCCAGCCTCAGGTGAGCAGATACACACTGTCCCCCAAGCATTTTGCACCACATCACAACAGGTCCAAATGTGTTTTGACTTCATGCCAGGAAATTATGTAGAATAGCAGACAAATTTCGCTTTAGCACTGAGAGTTACTGAAACAGCCCCTCTGATTTGTGTTCACTTAGGGTTGTGGCACTGGAAGGCAATGTTCTTCCACAGCAGGGCTACCACCTTCTTCTTTCTGAGGACAGTGTGTAAGTAGCGTAACAGTCACacatgtaaacatgtttgtAGTAGCCATTTGTTAAAAATCAGGTTCATAATCAAAACGCCACTGATGCACCGTGATTCATCCCAAGTTCAGGTCGTGCAGTGCATGGAGAAAATGCAGAAGCGCAAAAGCTACATCTCAacctctacaggcctcagttagcatgttaaatgttaatgttCATGACAGCaacaacatggcagcacagcttaggtttgcaaagttatGTCTGAACAAGCCATGagacttctggaacaaagtCTTTTGGACAGAACACCAAAGTGTGAAACACAAATGTGACTCCCCTGCTCCCAAATAAGGGTAGTCTGTCGCAgggtaacacagagagacagacaaacatTCACACTGCTAACCTAACCCTGGGACGAAGttggagtacccagagagaacctaCTCatagggagaacatgcaaaatccacacagaaaggcctggCCAGATGGTGGATTCTAACCCAGGACTTTCTTGCTATGCAACAATCCTAGCCACATTACCACAGTCCAAACAGATTTATCTATTACAGAGTGGAAAACACTTGTTCATACAGCACTACTctccacaaaaacacacagcttaGACTGGTTGGGATGCTCAATACAAAAGTTTTGAGATTGTTTCAAGCTTATGAAGTGGAAATGTTTTGAAACACTGACCCAAAGTATAGAGCTTTGTTTACAATAGTGCAACAGAATAGCATTAAGATGTGACAATAGCAAAAGCCGCCAGTAGGTGTCACTGTGGAGATGGGTGTCACATTGTTTTTGACAGTTCTGACAAAAACTGCTTCAAATGTTTCACAAAACCTCGCTTTATCCATCACGAGAATTAGAAATCCCTTTGTCAGGTCATAATTTAAAGTCGGCGCTTCTAACCTTCCAATAAttgaaaacacagagagaaaaaaactgaacagcagagaggagagaaaacaataCAAGTCATATAAAATTATGAGCTGGGTCATATTGACTCCACCTTATATCACTCTCCTCCACAAGAAATGCCTGATTTATATGAGATAAGACATCTGCCATAGTGTTATCAGTCTCCTTCAGATGGTGTACTCAGTGTTGAAATCTTGCAGCAATAAGGACCTGCATCATTGTTACTGAGCATTTGAGATATAAGCAGGGGATTGTGGTCATTGTGATCATCAGCGGAGGTGGTGCTGGAACCAAAGTACACCTCAGAATGTTGCATACCCAAAAGTAACGCTAAGGTTTCTTTCTCAGTTGTGCTCTAAATCATTTGGGGTTTCTTGAATTTCTTTGAAAAACAGCATACTGGATGATGAACACTTCTGTCAACCTCACTCTAATTTACTGTACCTGCACCATAAGCACTGGTGTCACTCTCTAGTTTAAAGTCATGAGCGTAATGCACAGCGGTTTCGGCAGAAACCAGGCATGGTGGTGGagaggtgatgatttgggcttattttgcagccacaggacatGGGCatcttgcagtcattgagtagACCATGAAGTCCTCTGTGTACCAAAATATTCTGGAGTTGCCGTTTATGGTGTTTCTATAAGCTAGTGAATTGTGGCGTGTCGTTATTTTTTCACAGAACTGCATAGAGTCCTCATTTTTTCACTGTACCTGACAACAAAgtccccccaaaaaataaaataaagaaaaatctttttaaagCAATTTTGACAAGTGAGTAAGAAAATAAGCCAAAATAAAGCAAAGTAGCTAACAAAAAACATCTGCAAAAATGAAACTTTCAACATATTATAATTCTTAAACAACAAATTAATAAATAGCGACCGCAATGTTGGAAAACCCTCTTCCTGTATTTACACACCATTCTGCACACAAGAGCAGTTAATGTCATGCGTTTCTTTGATCCAGCCTCACTCACTTGTCTCTGAGAAATAACCGCATAGGAGTTGAAGGCGCTCGCCTGATTGGTTCAGCGCTTTCGACAGCCAGGTCTGCCAACAAAAACCTCCTGTCACTCAACCTGGCGTTCAACCGTATATGTGATGCAGGTGCTGCACTTATCGCTCAGGTATAACCCAGAACTGATGGCATATTCCCTGGTGTATGTCCCCTGTGTGACCGCTGAGCTGATGTCTCTGTCGCCGTCCTGTTTTGCCTCAGGGCCTGCGGCTGAATCGTACTTTGCTCTTTCTCTCGCTGTGCAACAATCAGGTTGGAGATGCAGGAGCTGCTCAGCTGGCTGCGGTATCAATTTACATCACAGAGTTTAACTGACAGATAATGCATTTAAATTAGCAGTTAAAATGTCTTAAATCATATTCATCTTATTGCATTATGTAATGTAATTTAATAAGCCTCCAGTGCTTGCTACTCCCCTTTTCAGGTACTTCGTGAGTTTGCCTTAACTCATGATGAAATAGTGGAGAGGAGGAAGCTGCTTCTGAAAAGAGTGCAAGCTGTAAGAGTGGCAGTGTCATTCACTGAACTGACTTTAATAACTAAGTGCTCTGAATAGCACTGCTTTCACAGCACATGTAGTTAAACCgctttcaggtttatttttgatCTGTTTTTTTCAGGCTTTAGTGAAGGATGAGCCTCTCCAAACATTAGCTGGCAGCACCACCTCACTGGGTGGCAACAAAGGAGAGACCACAGGCACTCctaaaaaaaaggtttcatgTGAAAACTGACTTTTAGCAAATTCTTAAACTAGTGTGTGCTGCAAATCTTGTGCTATTGATTCTTATTACAGGAAGCAACCAGAAAAGACGAGAAACCGGACGCCAACAAAGACAACCAAAAGCCAAACAAGAAAAGTAATCGCTCCTGTTGCACCTGAAACACTTGTTCTGTTCTCTGAGAGATGACAGCTGTGTTTATCGTTTATCCCTGACATCTTTTCTAGCCACTGATACAAGAGCGTCTCAGGCTAGAGGTGGAAAGGCAGAGGGCAAAGAGAAGCAACATGCAGAAGAGGTAACGTTTTCTGTTTGCTGAGCATCATGTGGATGCACAACACAGTATAAAATTTCACtggtttcactttgttttttttcttttttttccccctgcaggATACATCAAATACTTGCCTGAATAAGGTTTGTTTGATGCAACATTTTGTGAAGCAAAAATATAATTCTCAATGATGGCGCTGATCTGACGGTTCTCCGTGAGCAGGCAGAGTTGGTGGATCCAGCAAATCCCCTGCTGCACCCGTCGGTGGATCCCAGGGATGGACAGGTCTTCATGTCCGGAAACACGACTCTTGTTTCCCTCAACCTGGCAGGTCAGCAGCTGTGGTGCATTTATCTGTGCTTCTCAGGAAAGTCAAAGCACAAAATcaaagtcaaatttatttatatagcacatttaaaaccacaactgttgaccaaagtgctgtacatttaaaataatcaaaagaGATAAAAACAACTACTGTTAGATTTGATGGCAGGACTTGTCTTTGACTTCTTGCAAGTGTGGACATGCATTATCAGGACTGAAATAAAGTcttttggtgtgtgtttgtgtaggaaACAGAATCACAGAGAAGTCGCTGCCTCACTTTTTGGCGTCACTTCAAGCGCAGGGCGAGGGTGGAGGTCTGCTGCGTCTCTGTCTGCAGGTACGTAGCACTCACAGGGCACTCAAGTTGACACTGTACGAAACGTATTAGAGCCACatgaagttttaaaaaaagaattttttttttcttttcttttgctttttggaATTTTTGAGACTAAACGTGACATTTTAACATAAAAGTTGAATTTTGCAAATAAATCAGAAGATGacgtttttctttgtgttttgtgaataaACTTTAAATGTCAGGAATAAAGTTGGCATTTGAAGGTGAATGTCACCTCTGACTCGCTCGCTTCATGCTCAGAATGCCAAAAATAGCACCTCCTTTCTGATCGCCACAAAAAATTAGACTTATTTTTTGACATTAttactaaatgttaaactaaaaaacaaagcaaagcaaaaaggCTTTCACATTTCAATTTTATTGATATGGCTCCAAGATCCTCCGCCTCTGTGTGTGGGCGTCTGTGCACAATTCCCCTGAACTGCATTTAGAcaaaaaaatgactttaaaatcGTTCACAGCCGCTGTCATcacattatttatattatattatgtttcagcatttattaaagtcTGTTTTGCTTTATTGCATCCTAGCTGAGTCTTTCATTAGTTGTTCCCATTTCATTCCATTTTACCTAAATATAAGTGCTGATTAATGTGAACATTATTTG is a window of Maylandia zebra isolate NMK-2024a linkage group LG22, Mzebra_GT3a, whole genome shotgun sequence DNA encoding:
- the lrrc71 gene encoding leucine-rich repeat-containing protein 71, giving the protein MSRKKDPKDKTNAEDEAWKSAGPTPNETLPVQTFDEYQCTGNAETDFPALCALLNVKDIPAVIAKFPASSASQTEDYQLQTSDAFFCSKPCLTLELESKDRARSMKVSGWRVNEQIFRVLEKMLPSMNQLQSLGFWQAGLTDRMVVALMNTIPLCSSLRVVALEGNVLPQQGYHLLLSEDSVLTHLSLRNNRIGVEGARLIGSALSTARSANKNLLSLNLAFNRICDAGAALIAQGLRLNRTLLFLSLCNNQVGDAGAAQLAAVLREFALTHDEIVERRKLLLKRVQAALVKDEPLQTLAGSTTSLGGNKGETTGTPKKKEATRKDEKPDANKDNQKPNKKTTDTRASQARGGKAEGKEKQHAEEDTSNTCLNKAELVDPANPLLHPSVDPRDGQVFMSGNTTLVSLNLAGNRITEKSLPHFLASLQAQGEGGGLLRLCLQRNIFPPENELYVKIKEMMAASDPMKKNNSEEEGLGE